In a single window of the Lates calcarifer isolate ASB-BC8 linkage group LG1, TLL_Latcal_v3, whole genome shotgun sequence genome:
- the ildr1b gene encoding immunoglobulin-like domain-containing receptor 1b: protein MGNMILMTLLLVHLPTELLSIQVIVPETERRTTLFASVILRCDYSTSANPQDVLVTWRYKSFCKDPVLEYYSTAFQAALQLGQDPSNDCPDRQRTVRTVIQKRGINEPTLGVDYRERKITIQNKADLVITEVMWWDNGVYFCTIDAAGDTTGDSDREVKLIVYHWLTVLLIIIGALLLIMLFCICCCQCCPQKCCCYVRCPCCPQTCCCPEKAVMQHRMMREAQKAMAPWMNGQPIYAPISSNASSQGVPILYSGSYSDYPTKQNFAMAPMQLSPMALQHQPPPPPPPHHFNGSVNGSAQGTNQVLDYLENQVRGLDGGQPQMAPHTFQNMLPLQPHPQLQPQPAPQAVPYTPGPPSMLSALDEMGVRGTERRVITLPPIIQRVPSFTSRRGPRGGAGAQGGPRFSSQSSGSTNRSGGAVPRDNRRYRDRDVSPPRRGILRDYSDESDWENRQGRTPYRGSRNERGGSAGRRRGGSRPRARSRDDLMEELHSRAARRERSYSPPQRRKGSWSSDEEDRRRPKGGKAKDWPEKPPSYSSIEIGPGQSNSRRNYDRLSDRSSRSGTSVVI, encoded by the exons ATGGGAAATATGATACTAATGACGCTCCTGCTGGTTCACCTGCCAACAG AGCTGCTGTCCATCCAGGTCATTGttccagagacagagaggaggacaacTCTGTTCGCCTCTGTGATTCTGCGCTGCGATTATTCAACCTCAGCAAACCCTCAGGATGTCCTGGTCACCTGGAGATACAAGTCCTTCTGTAAAGACCCAGTGCTGGAGTACTACTCCACAG CCTTTCAGGCTGCTCTGCAGCTGGGTCAGGATCCCTCCAACGACTGCCCGGATCGCCAGCGCACAGTCCGCACAGTGATCCAGAAGAGAGGCATTAATGAGCCCACGCTGGGAGTAGACTACAGAGAACGCAAAATTACCATTCAAAACA AGGCCGACCTGGTCATCACTGAGGTGATGTGGTGGGATAACGGTGTGTATTTCTGCACCATCGACGCTGCTGGTGACACAACGGGGGACTCAGATCGTGAGGTCAAACTCATCGTGTATC ACTGGCTGACAGTCCTGCTGATCATCATCGGTGCGCTCCTGCTCATCATGCTGTTTTGCATATGTTGCTGTCAGTGCTGCCCGCAGAAGTGCTGCTGCTACGTCCGCTGCCCGTGTTGTCCACAGACGTGCTGCTGCCCAGAAAAAG CTGTGATGCAGCACAGGATGATGCGAGAGGCTCAGAAGGCCATGGCTCCTTGGATGAATGGCCAACCCATTTATGCTCCCATCAGCTCCAATGCGTCCTCCCAAGGCGTTCCCATACTGTATTCAG gCTCCTACTCAGATTATCCCACCAAACAAAACTTTGCCATGGCTCCCATGCAGCTGTCTCCCATGGCCCTGCAGCAtcagcctccacctcctcctcctccacaccaTTTCAACGGCAGTGTGAATGGCAGCGCTCAAGGTACCAACCAGGTGTTGGATTACCTGGAGAACCAGGTCAGGGGGCTGGATGGAGGGCAACCTCAAATGGCGCCGCACACATTCCAGAATATGCTTCCACTACAGCCCCATCCTCAGCTTCAGCCCCAGCCGGCTCCTCAAGCAGTTCCCTACACACCGGGGCCCCCAAGTATGTTGTCAGCCCTGGATGAGATGGGggtgagagggacagagagaagagtgaTCACTCTGCCTCCTATAATCCAACGTGTACCCAGCTTTACCTCTCGGAGGGGGCCCAGAGGCGGAGCTGGAGCCCAGGGTGGTCCCAGATTTTCTAGTCAGTCCAGTGGGAGCACAAATCGCTCTGGAGGAGCTGTCCCCCGTGACAATCGAAGGTATAGGGACAGAGATGTCTCTCCTCCCAGGAGGGGGATCTTGCGTGATTATAGCGATGAGTCAGACTGGGAGAACAGGCAAGGGAGAACACCATACAGGGGTTCAAGAAATGAGAGGGGAGGCTCGGCTGGTAGGAGAAGAGGTGGGTCCAGGCCACGAGCCCGAAGTCGTGATGATCTGATGGAGGAGCTGCACAGCAGGGCAGCTCGGAGGGAGAGGAGCTACTCCCCTCCACAGCGCCGCAAAGGGTCGTGGAGCTCTGATGAAGAGGACCGCAGGAGACCAAAGGGAGGAAAAGCGAAGGACTGGCCAGAGAAGCCCCCCAGCTACTCCTCCATTGAGATCGGGCCTGGACAGAGCAACAGCCGGAGGAACTATGACCGTCTTTCT GATAGAAGCTCCCGTAGCGGCACCAGCGTAGTCATCTAA